The following proteins come from a genomic window of Salvelinus fontinalis isolate EN_2023a unplaced genomic scaffold, ASM2944872v1 scaffold_0247, whole genome shotgun sequence:
- the LOC129844898 gene encoding hydroxycarboxylic acid receptor 2-like, translating into MEEDLLNDNCTADNLPLYTFYASVMIVEFTLALPLNLSVLYLFIFKLEFWKRDSNNLFLFNLVLADLLLLGCLPVNAYNFLHGERQSVDGNICKTMLFMLFLNRGASIGFLAVISLDRYFNVVHPGNKDVVLKKSPYISVIIWLVLLPLTIPTMLKTGCCNSHGDITDTLREVVFFTQILIPFFVLVYCTVCIVNRLKKKTVGDTTKLRRAVFLVTSVILVFSFCFLPCTIARIVLLIVRAMDLQNAENIAVQVYDGFIVFSHMDCLVDPIVYCLSSTKFKRLYLKTYCPCLLRNNAETAERTNPTQTSLNLTRNNNTL; encoded by the coding sequence ATGGAAGAGGATCTTCTGAATGATAACTGCACAGCGGATAATCTGCCCTTGTACACATTTTACGCCTCTGTGATGATTGTGGAGTTCACCCTGGCTCTGCCTCTTAACCTCTCAGTGCTTTACCTCTTCATCTTCAAGCTGGAGTTCTGGAAACGGGACTCCAACAACCTTTTCCTGTTCAATCTCGTGTTGGCTGACCTTCTTCTGCTCGGCTGTTTGCCAGTGAACGCGTACAACTTCCTTCACGGAGAGCGGCAGAGTGTGGATGGAAACATCTGCAAAACCATGCTCTTCATGCTGTTCCTGAACCGAGGCGCCAGTATCGGCTTCCTGGCCGTCATTTCACTCGATCGCTACTTCAACGTGGTTCATCCTGGGAACAAGGACGTTGTCCTCAAAAAGTCCCCTTATATATCTGTCATCATCTGGCTAGTACTGCTCCCTTTGACAATCCCCACCATGCTGAAGACTGGCTGCTGTAACAGTCATGGGGACATCACTGACACTCTGAGAGAGGTTGTGTTTTTCACCCAGATTCTCATCCCTTTCTTTGTGTTGGTGTACTGCACGGTCTGCATTGTCAACAGACTCAAAAAGAAGACAGTAGGTGACACGACCAAGCTGCGTCGAGCAGTGTTTCTGGTCACCTCTGTCATTCTGGTCTTTTCTTTCTGTTTCCTGCCTTGTACCATAGCTAGAATTGTTCTGTTGATTGTCAGAGCCATGGATTTACAAAATGCTGAGAATATAGCTGTTCAGGTCTATGATGGTTTCATAGTTTTTTCCCACATGGATTGTCTAGTGGACCCAATTGTGTACTGCTTAAGCAGCACTAAGTTCAAACGCCTCTACCTGAAAACGTATTGCCCCTGTCTACTGAGAAACAACGCAGAAACGGCTGAAAGAACAAACCCAACACAAACCAGCTTAAATCTGACACGCAACAACAATACACTGTAG